A part of Amycolatopsis camponoti genomic DNA contains:
- the infC gene encoding translation initiation factor IF-3 codes for MGTRSKNRKYSSDQGGPISSETRINDRIRVPEVRLVGPAGEQVGIVRIEDALRLAQENDLDLVEVAPQARPPVCKLMDFGKFKYESAQKARESRRNQQLTVIKEQKLRPKIDQHDYETKKGHVSRFLAAGNKVKVTIMFRGREQSRPELGYRLLQKLAEDVTELGFVESSAKQDGRNMIMVLAPHKNVKPKAKAETAPEPVPEA; via the coding sequence GTGGGCACCAGGTCGAAGAACAGGAAATATTCCTCGGACCAAGGAGGCCCCATCAGCTCCGAGACACGCATCAACGACCGCATCCGGGTGCCGGAGGTCCGTCTCGTCGGACCGGCCGGTGAACAGGTCGGCATCGTCCGGATCGAGGATGCGCTGCGCCTGGCGCAGGAGAACGATCTCGACCTCGTCGAGGTCGCGCCGCAGGCCCGCCCGCCGGTGTGCAAGCTCATGGACTTCGGCAAGTTCAAGTACGAGAGCGCGCAGAAGGCCCGCGAGTCGCGTCGCAACCAGCAGCTGACCGTCATCAAGGAACAGAAGCTGCGTCCCAAGATCGACCAGCACGACTACGAGACCAAGAAGGGTCACGTGTCGCGGTTCCTGGCGGCGGGCAACAAGGTCAAGGTCACGATCATGTTCCGCGGTCGCGAGCAGTCCCGGCCGGAGCTCGGCTACCGGCTGCTGCAGAAGCTGGCCGAAGACGTCACGGAGCTGGGCTTCGTCGAGTCGTCGGCCAAGCAGGACGGTCGCAACATGATCATGGTGCTGGCCCCGCACAAGAACGTGAAGCCGAAGGCCAAGGCAGAGACGGCTCCCGAGCCGGTCCCCGAGGCGTAG
- a CDS encoding GntR family transcriptional regulator — MRDEAYDRIRQAIVDGTLPPGTPLRDGDLAEQLGLSKAPVREALRRLADDGLVDSKPQSYTRVSDVMSRDVIDARQIVRVLHEFAVREAARRCRPADVAAMRAANDRFAKAIETGDVKSAVEADDALHDVPVRLAGNAAVAATLDRYTPLLRRLEHARFSSALAWNSVERHTKLIDALEAHDTETAVSVISTIWTDLLEDR; from the coding sequence CTGCGGGACGAGGCGTACGACCGCATCCGGCAGGCGATCGTCGACGGCACGCTGCCGCCCGGCACTCCCCTGCGGGACGGCGACCTGGCCGAGCAGCTCGGCCTCTCGAAAGCACCCGTCCGGGAAGCGCTCCGGCGGCTGGCCGACGACGGGCTCGTCGACTCCAAGCCGCAGAGCTACACGCGCGTCTCCGACGTCATGTCCCGCGACGTCATCGACGCCCGGCAGATCGTGCGCGTGCTGCACGAGTTCGCCGTGCGGGAGGCAGCCCGGAGGTGCCGGCCGGCCGACGTCGCCGCCATGCGCGCGGCCAACGACCGGTTCGCGAAAGCCATCGAAACCGGAGACGTCAAATCCGCCGTCGAAGCCGACGACGCACTGCACGACGTCCCGGTCCGGCTGGCCGGCAACGCCGCCGTCGCCGCGACTCTCGACCGCTACACGCCGCTGCTGCGCCGGCTGGAGCACGCCCGCTTCAGCTCCGCGCTGGCCTGGAACTCGGTCGAGCGCCACACGAAGCTCATCGACGCGCTCGAAGCGCACGACACCGAAACCGCCGTCTCGGTGATCTCGACCATCTGGACCGACCTGCTGGAGGACCGATGA
- a CDS encoding alpha/beta hydrolase, whose product MKRIVAAVAAAGLAAGLMAAAPAASADPGVQFSPAPIAWGPCASANLKAAGAECGFLDVPMDYAKPGGAKVSVAVSRIKHKTPQSQGIMLVNPGGPGGSGLGLSVLGKYVPNHAGDNYDWIGFDPRGVGSSKPSVSCDGNYFSYNRPAYVPTTPKLEKTWLDRSRGYAEACKKNGAILDHLKTTDVAQDMDSLRKALGEKQINYYGFSYGTYLGQVYSTMYPKNVRRMVLDGNVDPRKVWYQANLDQDVAFDKNIKTYFAWLASYDSVYHLGKSGSAVEKLWYDTQRKLTRNPAGGVIGGDEWTDIFLQAGYYVFGWVDMAKAFDGYVHKGDWQTLKDLYDDSNPPGADNGFAVYLGVQCTDVQWPTNWNKWRADNWLTYFKAPFETWGNAWFNAPCVYWPAKAGKPVDIDGRKVAGALLISEELDAATPYAGSLEVRKRYPNSSLISAPGGTTHAGSLSGVSCVDDKIADYLATGKLPKRQPGNHSDVQCDPVPAPVPDGASAQKSDSSAKAAQEKQSTLAQLLHF is encoded by the coding sequence GTGAAGAGAATCGTTGCCGCTGTCGCCGCCGCGGGGCTCGCGGCCGGGCTGATGGCCGCCGCGCCCGCCGCTTCGGCGGACCCCGGGGTGCAGTTCAGTCCCGCGCCGATCGCCTGGGGGCCCTGTGCGTCGGCGAACCTGAAGGCCGCGGGCGCCGAATGCGGCTTCCTCGACGTGCCGATGGACTACGCGAAGCCGGGTGGGGCGAAGGTCTCCGTCGCGGTGTCGCGGATCAAGCACAAGACGCCGCAGTCGCAAGGGATCATGCTCGTGAACCCCGGCGGTCCCGGCGGCTCCGGGCTCGGGCTCTCGGTGCTCGGCAAGTACGTGCCGAACCACGCGGGGGACAACTACGACTGGATCGGCTTCGACCCCCGCGGTGTCGGGTCCAGCAAGCCGTCGGTCAGCTGCGACGGGAACTACTTCAGCTACAACCGGCCGGCCTACGTGCCGACCACTCCGAAGCTGGAGAAGACCTGGCTCGACCGTTCCCGGGGTTACGCCGAGGCGTGCAAGAAGAACGGCGCGATCCTCGACCACCTCAAGACGACCGACGTCGCGCAGGACATGGACAGCCTGCGCAAGGCGCTGGGCGAGAAGCAGATCAACTACTACGGCTTCTCCTACGGCACCTACCTCGGCCAGGTGTACAGCACGATGTACCCGAAGAACGTCCGCCGGATGGTCCTGGACGGCAACGTCGACCCGCGGAAGGTCTGGTACCAGGCCAACCTCGACCAGGACGTCGCGTTCGACAAGAACATCAAGACGTACTTCGCCTGGCTGGCGTCCTACGACAGCGTCTACCACCTCGGCAAGTCCGGCTCCGCCGTCGAGAAGCTCTGGTACGACACACAGCGCAAGCTCACCAGGAACCCGGCGGGCGGCGTCATCGGCGGCGACGAGTGGACCGACATCTTCCTGCAGGCCGGCTACTACGTCTTCGGCTGGGTCGACATGGCGAAGGCCTTCGACGGGTACGTCCACAAGGGTGACTGGCAGACGCTGAAGGACCTCTACGACGACTCGAACCCGCCGGGCGCCGACAACGGCTTCGCCGTGTACCTGGGCGTGCAGTGCACCGACGTCCAGTGGCCGACGAACTGGAACAAGTGGCGCGCCGACAACTGGCTGACCTACTTCAAGGCCCCGTTCGAGACCTGGGGCAACGCCTGGTTCAACGCGCCGTGCGTGTACTGGCCGGCCAAGGCGGGCAAGCCGGTGGACATCGACGGCCGCAAGGTCGCCGGGGCGCTGCTGATCAGCGAGGAGCTGGACGCGGCGACGCCGTACGCCGGCAGCCTCGAGGTCCGGAAGCGGTACCCGAACTCGAGCCTGATCAGCGCGCCGGGCGGCACGACGCACGCCGGTTCGCTGTCCGGGGTGTCCTGTGTGGACGACAAGATCGCCGACTACCTGGCCACCGGCAAGCTGCCGAAGCGCCAGCCCGGCAACCACTCGGACGTCCAGTGCGACCCGGTGCCGGCGCCGGTGCCCGACGGCGCCTCGGCGCAGAAGTCGGACAGCTCCGCGAAGGCCGCCCAGGAAAAGCAGAGCACGTTGGCCCAGCTGCTGCACTTCTGA
- a CDS encoding DUF1844 domain-containing protein, which yields MSDQPSEQPPYSPDDRHLEDIPSVEVISRAAVMLLLAGAERLGLADPDPETSPHRDLDEARRLITALAGLVTASAEYLGLHAGPLRDGLQSLQKAFREASAVPDEPGKGPGEKYTGPVY from the coding sequence GTGTCAGATCAACCCTCCGAACAGCCCCCCTATTCCCCCGACGACCGCCACCTGGAGGACATCCCCAGTGTGGAGGTGATCAGCCGCGCGGCCGTCATGCTGCTGTTGGCCGGGGCCGAGCGGCTCGGCCTCGCCGACCCGGACCCGGAGACCTCCCCGCACCGCGACCTCGACGAGGCGCGCCGGCTCATCACCGCACTGGCCGGGCTCGTGACCGCGTCCGCGGAGTACCTGGGCCTGCACGCCGGGCCACTGCGCGACGGTCTGCAGTCGCTCCAGAAGGCCTTCCGCGAGGCTTCGGCCGTGCCGGACGAGCCCGGCAAGGGCCCCGGCGAGAAGTACACCGGTCCCGTTTACTGA
- the rplT gene encoding 50S ribosomal protein L20, whose translation MARVKRAVNAQKKRRATLELASGYRGQRSRLYRKAKEQTLHSLNYAYRDRRARKGDFRQLWITRINAAARANGVTYNRFIQGIKAAGVEVDRKILADLAVNDAAAFAALAELAKANVNTEAKSA comes from the coding sequence GTGGCACGCGTCAAGCGGGCGGTCAACGCCCAGAAGAAGCGTCGCGCAACTCTCGAACTGGCCAGCGGCTACCGCGGCCAGCGTTCGCGGTTGTACCGCAAGGCCAAGGAGCAGACGCTTCACTCGCTCAACTACGCCTACCGGGACCGCCGTGCCCGCAAGGGTGACTTCCGCCAGCTGTGGATCACCCGCATCAACGCGGCCGCCCGCGCGAACGGCGTGACCTACAACCGGTTCATCCAGGGCATCAAGGCCGCGGGTGTCGAGGTCGACCGCAAGATCCTCGCGGACCTCGCCGTCAACGACGCCGCCGCTTTCGCCGCGCTGGCCGAGCTCGCCAAGGCCAACGTGAACACCGAAGCGAAGTCGGCCTGA
- the rpmI gene encoding 50S ribosomal protein L35 has product MPKMKTHSGTSKRIRVTGTGKLRRQKAGRRHLMEKKSNRLTRRLEGTTELAKTEAGRVKRLLGI; this is encoded by the coding sequence ATGCCGAAGATGAAGACCCACAGCGGGACGTCCAAGCGGATCCGCGTCACGGGCACGGGCAAGCTGCGCCGCCAGAAGGCCGGCCGCCGCCACCTGATGGAGAAGAAGTCGAACCGCCTCACCCGCCGTCTCGAGGGCACCACCGAGCTGGCGAAGACCGAGGCCGGCCGCGTCAAGCGCCTGCTCGGCATCTGA
- a CDS encoding DNA alkylation repair protein, translated as MSVEEQLVKAIRTGLAELADPVKAPAMQAYMKSAMPFRGVASPERNVLLKRVLADHILPDRVTYTATVLELWRAAEFREERYAAIALSGHRAYRRWQDPELLPMYEEMIVSGAWWDHVDELAIRRIGPILRADRAKVTPTMLSWSADRDLWRRRTAIICQIGAKEETDTDLLTRTIEPAIAEPEFFLRKGIGWALRDYAKTAPDWVRSFVDDHPGLSGLSRREALKHIG; from the coding sequence GTGAGCGTGGAGGAACAGCTGGTCAAGGCGATCCGCACCGGGCTGGCCGAGCTGGCCGACCCGGTGAAGGCGCCGGCGATGCAGGCGTACATGAAGTCGGCCATGCCGTTCCGCGGGGTGGCTTCACCCGAGCGAAACGTGCTTCTCAAGCGGGTACTGGCCGACCACATACTGCCCGATCGGGTGACATATACGGCGACCGTGCTGGAGTTGTGGCGGGCAGCGGAATTCCGCGAGGAGCGGTACGCGGCCATCGCGCTTTCCGGGCACCGGGCGTACCGGCGGTGGCAGGACCCGGAGCTGCTGCCGATGTACGAGGAGATGATCGTCAGCGGCGCGTGGTGGGACCACGTGGACGAGCTCGCCATCCGCCGGATCGGGCCGATCCTGCGCGCCGACCGGGCGAAGGTCACCCCGACCATGCTGAGCTGGTCGGCCGACCGCGACCTCTGGCGCCGCCGCACGGCGATCATCTGCCAGATCGGCGCCAAGGAGGAAACGGACACCGACCTGCTCACCCGCACGATCGAGCCGGCGATCGCCGAGCCGGAGTTCTTCCTGCGCAAGGGAATCGGGTGGGCGTTGCGCGACTACGCGAAGACGGCACCGGACTGGGTGCGGTCCTTCGTGGACGATCACCCCGGACTGTCGGGGCTGTCCCGGCGGGAGGCGCTCAAGCACATCGGCTGA
- the pheT gene encoding phenylalanine--tRNA ligase subunit beta, with protein MRVPVSWLTEHLDIGEEVTPQELADAFVRIGIEVDDLKQLGPVTGPLVVGRVAEIEELTEFKKPIRFCRVDVGEEAEEPEEPADDEDEDEDDESGEFDEGPHGIRTRGIVCGARNFAEGDLVVVALPGAVLPGDFTIATRKTYGRVSDGMICSARELGLGDDHTGILVLPSGTASPGDDASELLGLDDTVIELTPTPDRGYALSIRGLARELSNALDVAFGDPALLEVPAAEGDAWPVHVEDPEGCPRFVLRRVTGLDSTAPTPWWMRRRLMLAGIRSISLAVDVTNYVMLELGHPLHAFATKAIQGDLVVRRAKPGEKLTTLDDVERTLDPDDVIIADDTGVISLAGTMGGASTEITPESTDVLLEAAHWNPAAISRTARRHKLFSEAAKRFERFTDPQLCAAAVELAARLLRQYGDAAIQPGRTDEGSVEPNPPVMMPINLPDKVAGVSYQRGVTVRRLSQIGCKVSVSTGDDGTGLVTAIPPSWRGDLRQPADLVEEVLRLEGYDSIPSTLPAAPAGRGLTDAQRRVRSVSRALAEAGYVEVRPFPFISDAVWDAFGLPADDVRRNAVVVRNPLEADRNRLATTLLPGLLDTLQRNVSRGMKDVSLYHIGQVVLPAPNPLKVPDLGVDGRPSDEELALLEAAVPPQPLHVAVVLAGQRHRAGWWGAGEPANWADAVQAARTVAKAAGIELTVQAADLPPWHPGRCARLQVGDWPVGHAGELHPKVVEALGLPPRTVAMELDLDAIPLPDSRPAPSVSGYPPVLLDVALVVAAEVPSADLAAVLREGAGELLEDITLFDVYAGEQVGEGKRSLAYKLRFRAADRTLTVDEAIKARDAAVAAAAERFEATLRA; from the coding sequence GTGCGAGTCCCCGTCAGCTGGCTGACCGAGCACCTCGACATCGGCGAGGAAGTCACGCCGCAGGAACTGGCCGACGCGTTCGTCCGGATCGGCATCGAGGTCGACGACCTGAAGCAGCTCGGGCCGGTGACCGGCCCGCTGGTCGTCGGCCGGGTGGCCGAGATCGAGGAGCTCACCGAGTTCAAGAAGCCGATCCGGTTCTGCCGCGTCGACGTCGGCGAAGAGGCCGAGGAGCCGGAAGAGCCGGCCGACGACGAAGACGAGGACGAGGACGACGAGTCGGGCGAGTTCGACGAGGGCCCGCACGGCATCCGGACCCGCGGCATCGTCTGCGGCGCCCGCAACTTCGCCGAAGGCGACCTGGTCGTCGTCGCGCTGCCCGGCGCGGTCCTGCCCGGCGACTTCACCATCGCGACCCGCAAGACGTACGGCCGGGTCAGCGACGGCATGATCTGCTCCGCCCGCGAGCTGGGCCTCGGCGACGACCACACCGGCATCCTCGTGCTGCCCTCGGGCACCGCGAGCCCGGGTGACGACGCGTCGGAGCTGCTCGGCCTCGACGACACCGTGATCGAGCTGACCCCGACGCCGGACCGCGGCTACGCGCTGTCGATCCGCGGCCTCGCCCGCGAGCTGTCGAACGCGCTGGACGTGGCCTTCGGCGACCCGGCGCTGCTGGAGGTCCCGGCGGCCGAGGGCGACGCCTGGCCGGTCCACGTCGAAGACCCGGAAGGCTGCCCGCGGTTCGTGCTGCGCCGCGTCACCGGCCTGGACTCGACCGCGCCGACGCCGTGGTGGATGCGGCGGCGGCTGATGCTGGCCGGCATCCGCTCCATCTCCCTGGCCGTCGACGTCACCAACTACGTGATGCTCGAGCTCGGGCACCCGCTGCACGCGTTCGCGACGAAGGCCATCCAGGGCGACCTGGTGGTCCGCCGGGCGAAGCCGGGGGAGAAGCTGACCACGCTGGACGACGTCGAGCGCACGCTCGACCCGGACGACGTGATCATCGCCGACGACACCGGCGTCATCTCCCTCGCCGGCACGATGGGCGGCGCGAGCACCGAGATCACGCCGGAGAGCACCGACGTGCTGCTCGAGGCGGCGCATTGGAACCCGGCCGCGATCAGCCGCACCGCGCGCCGGCACAAGCTGTTCTCCGAGGCCGCGAAGCGGTTCGAGCGGTTCACCGACCCGCAGCTGTGCGCGGCCGCCGTCGAGCTGGCCGCGCGCCTGCTGCGCCAGTACGGCGACGCGGCGATCCAGCCCGGCCGCACCGACGAGGGCTCGGTCGAGCCGAACCCGCCCGTGATGATGCCGATCAACCTGCCCGACAAGGTCGCGGGCGTGAGCTACCAGCGCGGCGTGACCGTCCGGCGGCTGTCCCAGATCGGCTGCAAGGTCTCGGTCAGCACGGGCGACGACGGCACCGGCCTGGTCACGGCGATCCCGCCGAGCTGGCGCGGCGACCTGCGCCAGCCGGCCGACCTCGTCGAAGAGGTGCTGCGGCTGGAGGGCTACGACAGCATCCCGTCGACGCTGCCCGCCGCTCCGGCCGGCCGAGGTCTGACCGACGCCCAGCGGCGCGTCCGGAGTGTGTCCCGGGCGCTGGCCGAGGCCGGGTACGTCGAGGTGCGCCCGTTCCCGTTCATCAGCGACGCGGTGTGGGACGCCTTCGGCCTGCCGGCGGACGACGTCCGCCGCAACGCGGTCGTGGTCCGCAACCCGCTGGAGGCCGACCGCAACCGGCTGGCGACGACGCTGTTGCCGGGTCTGCTGGACACGCTGCAGCGCAACGTGTCCCGGGGCATGAAGGACGTCTCGCTCTACCACATCGGCCAGGTCGTGCTGCCCGCGCCGAACCCGCTGAAGGTCCCGGACCTCGGCGTCGACGGCCGGCCGTCGGACGAGGAGCTCGCGCTGCTCGAAGCGGCCGTGCCGCCGCAGCCGCTGCACGTGGCCGTGGTGCTCGCCGGCCAGCGCCACCGAGCGGGCTGGTGGGGTGCCGGCGAGCCGGCGAACTGGGCCGACGCGGTGCAGGCCGCCCGGACGGTCGCGAAGGCCGCCGGCATCGAGCTGACGGTCCAGGCGGCGGACCTCCCGCCGTGGCACCCGGGCCGCTGCGCCCGGCTCCAGGTCGGCGACTGGCCGGTCGGCCACGCGGGCGAGCTGCACCCGAAGGTGGTCGAGGCCCTCGGCCTGCCACCGCGGACGGTGGCGATGGAGCTGGACCTGGACGCGATCCCGCTCCCGGACTCCCGCCCGGCGCCGAGCGTGTCGGGGTACCCGCCGGTGCTGCTGGACGTGGCACTGGTCGTGGCGGCGGAGGTGCCGTCGGCGGACCTGGCGGCGGTCCTGCGCGAAGGTGCGGGCGAGCTGCTGGAGGACATCACCCTGTTCGACGTGTACGCGGGCGAGCAGGTGGGCGAGGGCAAGCGTTCGCTGGCGTACAAGCTGCGCTTCCGCGCGGCGGACCGCACCCTGACGGTCGACGAGGCCATCAAGGCCCGCGACGCGGCAGTGGCAGCGGCAGCCGAGCGCTTCGAGGCAACACTGCGCGCCTGA
- the pheS gene encoding phenylalanine--tRNA ligase subunit alpha gives MSGATEKEAQGAVLAPETLQEAVKAAEAAFAAATGLEALAEVKPAHLGDQSPVGLARRAIGALPKSEKAEAGKRVNEARQAVQAAFDKRRAELQVERDERVLREEAVDVTLPWDRVPRGARHPISTISERVADAFVAMGYEVAEGPELEAEWFNFDALNFGKDHPARQLQDTFYVGEEDSGLVLRTHTSPVQARTLLHRDLPVYVVCPGRTYRTDELDSTHTPVFTQVEGLAVDKGITMAHLKGTLDAFARAMFGESSKTRLRPHFFPFTEPSAEVDVWFEEKKGGAGWVEWGGCGMVNPNVLRACGVDPEVYSGFAFGMGIERTLQFRNGIPDMRDMVEGDVRFTLPFGTEA, from the coding sequence ATGTCCGGAGCCACGGAGAAGGAAGCCCAGGGCGCGGTGCTCGCCCCCGAGACGCTGCAGGAAGCGGTCAAGGCCGCCGAAGCCGCGTTCGCCGCCGCGACCGGGCTCGAAGCGCTGGCCGAGGTCAAGCCGGCTCACCTCGGCGACCAGTCCCCGGTGGGCCTGGCCCGCCGTGCGATCGGCGCCCTGCCCAAGTCGGAGAAGGCCGAGGCGGGCAAGCGCGTCAACGAGGCCCGCCAGGCCGTCCAGGCGGCCTTCGACAAGCGCCGCGCCGAGCTCCAGGTGGAGCGCGACGAGCGTGTGCTGCGCGAGGAGGCCGTCGACGTCACGCTCCCGTGGGACCGCGTCCCGCGCGGTGCCCGGCACCCGATCAGCACCATCTCCGAGCGCGTCGCCGACGCGTTCGTGGCGATGGGCTACGAGGTCGCCGAGGGCCCGGAGCTCGAAGCCGAGTGGTTCAACTTCGACGCGCTGAACTTCGGCAAGGACCACCCCGCCCGGCAGCTGCAGGACACGTTCTACGTCGGCGAGGAGGACTCCGGCCTGGTGCTGCGCACGCACACCTCGCCGGTGCAGGCCCGCACCCTGCTGCACCGCGACCTGCCGGTGTACGTCGTCTGCCCGGGCCGCACGTACCGCACCGACGAGCTCGACTCGACGCACACCCCGGTGTTCACGCAGGTCGAGGGTCTCGCGGTGGACAAGGGCATCACCATGGCGCACCTCAAGGGCACGCTGGACGCCTTCGCCCGCGCGATGTTCGGCGAGAGCTCGAAGACGCGGCTGCGTCCGCACTTCTTCCCGTTCACCGAGCCGTCCGCCGAGGTGGACGTCTGGTTCGAGGAGAAGAAGGGCGGCGCCGGCTGGGTCGAGTGGGGCGGCTGCGGCATGGTCAACCCGAACGTGCTGCGCGCCTGCGGCGTCGACCCCGAGGTGTACTCGGGCTTCGCCTTCGGCATGGGCATCGAGCGCACCCTGCAGTTCCGCAACGGGATCCCGGACATGCGCGACATGGTGGAGGGCGACGTCCGCTTCACCCTTCCCTTCGGAACGGAGGCGTAG
- a CDS encoding TrmH family RNA methyltransferase: MTGSFPRPGADPFTERTPRVVAARKLTRRAERDKTGRFLAEGANAVEAALAGGTVHELFVTARAAEQHANLVDAARAAGVPVSPITDRAADGLSETVTPQGIVAVCGLLARPLDEAVTPAARLVVVLVDVADPGNAGTVIRVADAAGADAVVLAGDTVDPHNGKCVRAAAGSLFHLPIARVRDVPAALAACSAAGLRTFAAHGYADAELDRVDLTEPTAWVFGNEAHGLPADVLERADLAVRIPLYGKAESLNLATAAAVCVYTSAMAARR, from the coding sequence CTGACCGGCAGCTTTCCCCGACCCGGGGCGGATCCGTTCACCGAGCGGACCCCCCGGGTCGTTGCTGCGCGCAAGCTGACGCGGCGCGCGGAACGCGACAAGACCGGCCGTTTCCTGGCCGAAGGCGCCAACGCCGTCGAAGCCGCACTGGCCGGCGGCACGGTGCACGAACTGTTCGTCACCGCCCGCGCGGCGGAGCAGCACGCGAACCTGGTCGATGCGGCCCGCGCGGCCGGCGTCCCGGTCTCGCCGATCACCGACCGCGCCGCCGACGGGCTGTCGGAAACCGTGACACCCCAAGGCATCGTGGCCGTCTGCGGGCTGCTCGCCCGGCCGCTCGACGAGGCCGTGACGCCGGCCGCCCGGCTCGTCGTGGTGCTGGTCGACGTCGCCGACCCCGGCAACGCGGGCACGGTCATCCGCGTCGCCGACGCGGCGGGCGCCGACGCCGTGGTCCTGGCGGGCGACACCGTCGACCCGCACAACGGCAAGTGCGTCCGCGCGGCCGCCGGCAGCCTGTTCCACCTCCCCATCGCGCGCGTCCGTGACGTCCCGGCCGCCCTGGCGGCCTGCTCGGCGGCGGGTCTGCGCACGTTCGCCGCGCACGGTTATGCCGACGCCGAACTCGATCGGGTGGATCTCACCGAGCCGACCGCGTGGGTCTTCGGCAACGAGGCCCACGGGCTGCCCGCCGACGTTCTCGAGCGCGCCGACCTCGCCGTCCGGATCCCGCTGTACGGCAAGGCCGAGAGCCTCAACCTGGCCACCGCGGCGGCCGTCTGCGTGTACACGAGCGCGATGGCGGCACGCCGCTGA
- a CDS encoding DUF6159 family protein: protein MGRLARSFALFSASLKVLRAHKGLAWFPVLAGTAGLLVAAAFLTPAFFTVDLAGEHFRPSVGTYVLLAAFYLVSAFTTIFFNAALISQADLALRGDGGVPGVGTGLAAAARRWPALLGWAGLTATVSLVLRTIEERLGFLGSIVSGLVGLAWRLTTFLVLPVVVLEGAGVRGGVKRSVELFRRTWGENVAGTAGIGLVGFLLTLAGYVVFLGAGFLLGGTATVFVAVGLAIVWTLLVAVFTTTLSGIYQTALYRYAADGVVPGEFASVDFADAFRER, encoded by the coding sequence ATGGGCAGGCTCGCTCGTTCGTTCGCGTTGTTCTCCGCTTCGCTGAAGGTGCTGCGCGCCCACAAGGGCCTGGCGTGGTTCCCGGTGCTCGCCGGCACCGCCGGGCTGCTGGTCGCCGCGGCGTTCCTCACCCCGGCGTTCTTCACCGTCGACCTCGCGGGCGAGCACTTCCGGCCCAGCGTCGGCACGTACGTGCTGCTGGCGGCGTTCTACCTCGTCTCGGCGTTCACCACGATCTTCTTCAACGCCGCCCTGATCTCCCAGGCCGACCTCGCGCTGCGCGGCGACGGCGGCGTCCCGGGCGTCGGCACGGGCCTGGCCGCGGCGGCCCGGCGCTGGCCGGCGCTGCTCGGCTGGGCCGGTCTCACCGCGACGGTCAGCCTGGTGCTGCGCACGATCGAGGAGCGGCTCGGCTTCCTCGGCAGCATCGTCAGCGGCCTGGTCGGCCTGGCCTGGCGGCTCACGACGTTCCTCGTGCTGCCGGTCGTCGTCCTCGAAGGCGCCGGCGTCCGCGGCGGCGTCAAGCGCTCGGTCGAGCTGTTCCGGCGCACCTGGGGCGAGAACGTCGCGGGCACCGCGGGCATCGGCCTGGTCGGCTTCCTGCTCACCCTGGCCGGGTACGTCGTGTTCCTCGGCGCCGGCTTCCTGCTCGGCGGCACGGCCACCGTGTTCGTCGCGGTCGGGCTGGCGATCGTCTGGACCCTGCTCGTCGCCGTCTTCACCACGACTTTGTCCGGTATCTACCAGACGGCGCTGTACCGCTACGCCGCCGACGGCGTGGTGCCCGGCGAATTTGCGTCGGTCGACTTCGCCGACGCGTTCCGCGAGCGCTGA